A region from the Neomonachus schauinslandi chromosome 2, ASM220157v2, whole genome shotgun sequence genome encodes:
- the BBS12 gene encoding Bardet-Biedl syndrome 12 protein: MVMACRVINKRRHMGLQQLSSFAGTGRTFLGPLKSSKFIIDAECHESVLISSTVRLLESLDLTSAVGQLLNEAVQAQNNTYKTGTSTLLFLVGAWSSAAEECLHLGVPISLIVSAMSEGLNSCIEEVVSLQVPIHNVFDYIDSTKTFSGLETFSGSLCPFLQIPSDTGLQKEHDLKDVASPSLTICNLSGIPVKSPKLFRPQAEVEADKNTLQNSQTLKNSLLTGNHHRKSILIHSRHFNRTDNNQWINKPDGFLEQHGAASPSTYRCNDLVELEMGLSHGDHNSMKLVDEAVRLQYQNASMQQGNCTMPFRFDISRLFTCCLPGVPETFSCVCPGFITVVSISNSALIKELQNQPLRIILIEGDLTENFRHLGFNKATNINTVLESMKVQQDSSEELWTNYVLQVLIKFNVNLVLVQGNVSEHLIEKCIPNKQLVLGPVNSSVMQAFAEASGAVQVTYITQVNENCVGSGVYVTFWRSIPSDVMGRINIITVVIKIEGINLVTVVLTSPVTAQMQSKEDRFWACAYRLYYALKEQKVFLGGGAVEFLCLSHLQILAEQSLSKRNHVCSGWLHNTSSWLASSLALYRSTVLKCLANGWHKYLSTLVYNTANCSSEFEASTFIQQHLQNATDSGSPSSYILNEYSKLNSGIFNSGISNKLEQIPSIYDVVIPKIEAWRRALDLVLLVLQTDSEIITGLGHTRLNSQETEGFLFL; this comes from the coding sequence ATGGTGATGGCTTGCAGGGtcataaataaaagaaggcaCATGGGACTTCAACAACTTTCATCATTTGCAGGAACAGGAAGAACTTTCCTAGGCCCATTAAAATCATCGAAATTTATTATAGATGCAGAGTGTCATGAAAGTGTGTTAATCAGTTCAACAGTAAGGCTTCTCGAAAGTTTGGATTTAACCAGCGCAGTGGGACAACTTCTCAATGAAGCAGTTCAAGCACAAAATAACACATATAAAACTGGAACTAGTACTCTTCTGTTCCTTGTTGGTGCATGGAGCAGTGCTGCTGAAGAATGTCTCCATTTAGGTGTCCCCATTTCATTAATAGTGTCTGCAATGTCAGAAGGCCTGAACTCTTGCATTGAAGAGGTAGTTTCCCTTCAAGTACCTATCCACAATGTATTTGACTATATAGACAGCACAAAGACATTTTCTGGACTTGAAACATTTAGTGGCAGTTTGTGCCCTTTTCTACAAATCCCTTCAGATACTGGTTTACAGAAAGAGCATGATCTCAAAGATGTTGCCTCTCCATCACTGACCATTTGCAATCTTTCTGGGATACCTGTTAAATCACCTAAACTCTTTAGACCTCAGGCTGAAGTTGAAGCAGATAAAAACACATTACAAAATTCTCAAACTCTGAAAAACAGTCTGCTCACAGGCAACCATCATAGAAAGTCAATACTAATCCACAGTAGGCATTTTAATAGGACAGATAATAATCAGTGGATAAACAAACCAGATGGATTTCTAGAACAACATGGTGCAGCTTCTCCCAGTACTTACAGATGTAATGATTTGGTAGAGTTGGAGATGGGTTTAAGTCACGGAGATCACAACAGCATGAAATTAGTAGATGAAGCAGTACGGCTGCAGTATCAGAATGCAAGTATGCAGCAAGGCAACTGTACGATGCCATTTAGGTTTGACATTTCAAGACTCTTCACTTGCTGTTTACCAGGTGTACCTGAAACTTTCTCTTGTGTCTGCCCAGGATTTATCACTGTAGTATCAATATCTAATTCTGCTCTGATTAAGGAATTACAGAATCAGCCTCTCCGGATTATTCTCATTGAGGGTGACCTCACAGAGAATTTTCGCCACCTGGGATTTAACAAGGCTACAAAtattaacacagtactggaaagCATGAAGGTTCAACAAGACAGCTCAGAAGAACTGTGGACAAATTATGTATTACAGGTACTAATTAAGTTCAATGTGAACCTTGTCCTGGTACAAGGAAATGTGTCTGAACACTTAATTGAAAAGTGCATACCCAATAAGCAGTTGGTACTTGGGCCAGTGAATAGCAGTGTGATGCAGGCTTTTGCAGAAGCTTCAGGAGCAGTACAGGTGACCTATATCACACAAGTGAATGAAAACTGTGTGGGCAGTGGGGTCTACGTGACCTTCTGGAGAAGTATTCCTTCGGATGTCATGGGTAGAATCAATATAATCACAGTCGtgataaaaatagaaggaattaaTTTGGTTACAGTAGTGCTCACTAGCCCAGTCACTGCACAGATGCAATCCAAAGAAGACAGGTTCTGGGCTTGTGCCTATCGTCTGTATTATGCTCTAAAAGAGCAAAAGGTCTTCCTTGGAGGTGGGGCAGTTGAATTTTTGTGTCTTAGCCATCTTCAAATTCTTGCAGAGCAATCACTGAGTAAACGAAACCACGTCTGTTCAGGATGGCTTCATAATACTTCCTCTTGGCTGGCCTCATCTCTGGCACTATACAGATCAACTGTGCTTAAATGCCTGGCAAACGGATGGCACAAATACCTTTCAACTCTCGTATATAACACAGCCAATTGCTCATCAGAATTTGAAGCCAGCACATTCATTCAACAGCATctacaaaatgccacagactctGGCTCTCCTTCATCTTACATCTTGAATGAATATAGTAAACTAAATAGTGGAATTTTTAATTCAGGCATTTCAAATAAACTGGAACAGATTCCAAGCATTTATGACGTTGTTATACCAAAGATTGAGGCATGGCGCCGAGCTTTGGATTTAGTACTCTTAGTACTTCAGACAGACAGTGAAATTATTACTGGACTTGGACACACACGGTTAAATTCACAGGAAACAgagggctttttatttttgtag
- the LOC110573032 gene encoding centrin-4-like yields MASNYCTGSDQGKKRAAKLELNETQKQEIKEAFDLFDVDGSGTIDVKELKIAMQALGFEPKKEEIKRMIAEIDKEGIGTITFEDFFAIMSVKMSEKDEKEEILKAFKLFDDDTGSITLNNIKRVAKELGENLTDDELKEMLDEADRDRDGEINEEEFLRMMKKTSLY; encoded by the exons ATG GCATCCAACTACTGCACAGGTTCAGACCAAGGGAAGAAAAGAGCAGCAAAACTTGAACTGAATGAAACCCAAAAGCAAGAAATTAAAGAGGCCTTTGATTTATTTGATGTTGATGGGTCTGGAACCATAGATGTGAAAGAACTGAAG ATTGCAATGCAAGCCTTAGGATTTgaaccaaagaaagaagaaattaaaagaatgataGCTGAAATCGACAAAGAAGGAATTGGCACCATtacttttgaagatttttttgcCATAATGAGTGTAAAAATG agtgaaaaagatgaaaaagaagaaatattgaaggCTTTCAAATTATTTGATGATGATACTGGAAGCATAACACTAAACAATATCAAGAGGGTTGCTAAAGAACTGGGGGAAAATTTAACAGATGATGAACTtaag GAAATGCTTGATGAAGCTGATCGTGATAGGGAcggagaaataaatgaagaagaatttTTGAGAATGATGAAAAAGACCAGTctttattaa